The following proteins are encoded in a genomic region of Tenacibaculum sp. 190524A05c:
- a CDS encoding acyl-CoA reductase, whose amino-acid sequence MDKIEKRIDSFIKLGQFLGQFSRTEIKQNDSIAFNDIFFDGFKHQLKLAEENNTWFTKENLLFSCENWSSALTSENIKKWISEEELHLESNNKVAIIMAGNIPLVGFHDFLSVLISGHSVLAKLSSNDKHLLPFLAKYLEFTNEDFKGKIEFTNEKLQGFDAVIATGSDNTSRYFEYYFKNKPNIIRKNRNSVAVITGNESEKNFEDLSEDVFRYFGLGCRSVSKLFVPQGFDFDAFFKGMFKKQEIINNTKYANNYDYNKAVYLMSEFDILENGFLMIKEDESYSSPIASVFYEYYDNSDDLKIKLYEDRDKIQCVVANDFIENEVKFGQTQHPNLWDYADGVNTLKFLSTI is encoded by the coding sequence ATGGATAAAATCGAAAAACGAATAGATTCGTTTATAAAATTAGGGCAATTTTTAGGACAATTTTCTAGAACGGAAATCAAGCAAAATGATTCCATTGCTTTTAATGATATTTTCTTTGATGGATTTAAGCATCAATTAAAATTAGCAGAAGAAAACAATACATGGTTTACAAAAGAAAACCTATTGTTTTCTTGTGAAAATTGGTCTTCCGCTTTAACAAGTGAAAACATAAAAAAATGGATTTCAGAAGAGGAATTACATCTTGAATCCAACAATAAAGTAGCTATCATAATGGCAGGTAATATTCCATTGGTAGGTTTTCATGACTTTTTATCCGTTTTAATATCTGGTCACTCTGTTCTTGCTAAATTATCAAGTAATGATAAACATTTGCTTCCTTTTTTAGCTAAATATCTGGAGTTTACAAATGAGGACTTTAAAGGTAAAATTGAATTTACTAATGAAAAACTACAAGGTTTTGATGCTGTGATTGCAACCGGAAGTGATAATACTTCAAGATATTTCGAGTACTATTTCAAGAATAAACCGAATATCATTCGTAAAAACCGAAATTCTGTAGCAGTTATAACAGGAAATGAAAGTGAAAAGAATTTTGAAGACTTGAGTGAAGATGTTTTTCGTTATTTCGGGCTAGGTTGTCGTTCTGTTTCTAAATTATTTGTTCCTCAAGGATTTGATTTTGATGCATTCTTCAAAGGAATGTTCAAAAAACAAGAAATTATAAATAATACTAAATACGCTAATAATTACGATTACAATAAAGCCGTGTATTTAATGAGTGAATTTGATATTCTAGAAAATGGATTCTTAATGATTAAAGAGGATGAAAGCTACTCCTCTCCTATTGCATCTGTATTCTATGAGTATTACGATAATTCAGACGACTTAAAAATAAAGCTTTACGAAGATCGTGATAAAATTCAATGTGTTGTAGCGAATGATTTTATAGAAAATGAAGTGAAATTTGGACAAACGCAACATCCAAATTTATGGGACTATGCAGATGGTGTAAATACGTTGAAATTCTTATCTACCATTTAA
- a CDS encoding 4Fe-4S dicluster domain-containing protein — MAIIITDECINCGACEPECPNTAIYEGAEEWKYADGTDLAGNIVLPNGNSANADEDQEPISDEIYYIVADKCTECKGFHEEPQCAAVCPVDCCVPDEDNVETEEELLGKQRFMHND; from the coding sequence ATGGCGATTATTATAACAGATGAATGTATAAATTGTGGTGCTTGTGAACCTGAGTGCCCAAACACAGCGATATATGAAGGTGCAGAAGAATGGAAATATGCAGACGGTACAGATTTAGCAGGAAATATAGTATTACCAAACGGAAATAGTGCAAATGCAGATGAAGATCAAGAGCCTATTTCTGATGAAATTTACTACATCGTTGCTGATAAATGTACTGAATGTAAAGGATTCCATGAAGAGCCTCAATGTGCTGCTGTATGTCCAGTAGATTGTTGTGTTCCAGATGAAGATAATGTTGAAACGGAAGAGGAATTGTTAGGTAAGCAACGATTTATGCATAACGATTAA
- the serC gene encoding 3-phosphoserine/phosphohydroxythreonine transaminase, translating into MKKHNFSAGPCILPESVLQKASEAVVNFNNDDLSLIEISHRSQPFVDVIEKARALALEHLNLQDKGYTALFLQGGASSQFLMTAYNFLDKKAAYLNTGTWSSKAIKEAKLFGELVEVASSKDKNFTYIPKDYTIPSDVDYFHCTSNNTIYGTQMKSFPKTDVPVICDMSSDIFSRQLDFSKFDLIYAGAQKNMGPAGTTLVVIKDEFLDNICREVPSMLNYKTHTSKDSMFNTPPVFPVYVSMLTLEWLKDLGGIDFIEDVNQKKADLLYAEIDRNPLFKGIVNPEDRSIMNATFEIENSELKNRFDEMWKEARINGLAGHRSVGGYRASMYNALPLYSVQALVDVMKELERKA; encoded by the coding sequence ATGAAAAAACATAATTTTAGTGCAGGTCCATGCATTTTACCAGAGAGTGTTTTACAGAAAGCATCAGAGGCAGTAGTTAATTTTAATAATGATGATTTATCTCTTATTGAAATTTCTCATAGAAGTCAGCCTTTTGTTGATGTTATAGAAAAAGCTAGAGCATTAGCCTTAGAACACTTAAACTTGCAAGACAAAGGATACACAGCTTTGTTTTTACAAGGTGGAGCCAGTTCTCAATTTTTAATGACAGCTTATAATTTTTTAGATAAAAAAGCGGCCTATTTAAATACAGGAACTTGGAGTTCTAAAGCAATTAAAGAGGCAAAATTGTTTGGCGAATTAGTAGAAGTTGCTTCATCAAAAGACAAGAACTTCACTTACATTCCTAAAGATTATACTATTCCTTCCGATGTAGATTATTTCCATTGTACAAGTAACAATACTATTTACGGTACTCAAATGAAGAGTTTTCCAAAAACAGACGTTCCTGTTATTTGTGATATGAGTTCGGATATCTTTTCTCGTCAGCTTGATTTTTCAAAGTTTGATCTGATTTATGCAGGTGCTCAAAAAAATATGGGTCCGGCTGGAACAACACTTGTTGTTATCAAAGATGAGTTTTTAGATAACATATGTAGAGAAGTTCCTTCAATGTTAAATTATAAAACTCATACTTCTAAAGATAGCATGTTTAACACCCCGCCAGTGTTTCCTGTTTATGTTTCTATGTTGACGCTAGAGTGGTTAAAGGATTTAGGAGGAATTGATTTTATTGAAGATGTAAATCAAAAGAAAGCAGATTTATTATACGCTGAAATTGATCGCAATCCATTATTTAAAGGGATTGTAAATCCTGAGGATAGAAGTATAATGAATGCTACCTTTGAAATTGAAAATAGTGAGTTAAAGAATCGCTTTGATGAAATGTGGAAGGAAGCTAGAATTAATGGATTAGCAGGACATCGATCAGTAGGTGGATATAGAGCAAGTATGTATAATGCATTGCCATTATACAGCGTTCAAGCCTTAGTTGATGTAATGAAAGAATTAGAAAGAAAAGCATAA
- a CDS encoding TonB-dependent receptor, with protein MLKTKLCFLLTLICGVMYAQTKISGKVVDTNNEPLPGANVVEKGTTNGTSTNFDGIFELTVASDATLVVTFTGFETKEIRVNGQTNLTIVLNEGQQLDEVIVTGSRTPARSNTSSPLPVDIVGVKELQATGQATFDKALQYKIPSFNTVNTPVNDATSLLDPYEIRNMGPSRTLILINGKRKNLSALLYTQTSPGRGETGADISGIPTDAIKTIQILRDGASAQYGSDAIAGVMNIILKDSYKDGSATFRSGITGEGDGEMLGVSVNNGSKIGDKGFINYTIDFSKSALANRPGTVDADGEFGDFVAVDPTSYNSYVNDDGTLGGIPLSNFADDAAIQNYFTNTYLGTADYNAKLSAINQGNTFGRQVVDDFLARRPDAGNINGSPETTAAKFLVNGSFDLSDSSDLYFNAAYVYKKVNSFANYRTPYWRQQNDFFNPQDSNGNRAIPGWRQGGDMAYLANFFPGGNPNTIGGYDGYVPTFEGDLNDYNATLGFRSKINGWNVDASATFGGNTQTYTVNNSHNRNVVLSPTTWVDSNNNGVIDPGETTESSQLYRENSPLSFDPGGTSFNHIVGNIDISKVLSDQVAIGIGAEFRTENFEVIEGGLASYDGGGADSFAGNRPENSGSFNRYNLGGYFDIAWDVTEDFLLNGTVRAENFSDFGSTFVWKASSRYKFLEDKYTLRGSVSTGFRAPTLHQIYTQKAQYSFIPGQGIQVGGLVNNISPQARFLGIPKLKAEESTNITVGIGGKPFKNFSFTVDYYNIAVEDRIVLSTEIGRTAAGNTTLDQVLNANNLSDLSFFVNAIDTRTSGIDVVLGYKNLELGTGKLGFNLSGNYTIQNEREGAVKNPAIVASAGQSVVNQTQEALFFTSRPRTKWILGSTYDIEKFSFSLNNTYFGKTEFFQQGLSTDANGNFNIGTEFTPQIVTDFGVNYNATDNITIAANINNIFNVLPEWNFVSQNAAGDAILADPAQVQQQSNLITFNQRYSQMTYDGYHFSQLGTLFNLSINYKF; from the coding sequence ATGCTAAAAACGAAATTATGTTTTCTACTCACTTTAATTTGTGGAGTGATGTATGCACAGACAAAAATTTCAGGTAAAGTTGTTGATACCAATAATGAACCATTACCTGGAGCAAATGTGGTAGAAAAAGGAACGACTAACGGAACATCAACTAATTTTGATGGTATATTCGAATTAACAGTTGCAAGTGATGCTACTCTTGTTGTTACTTTTACTGGATTTGAAACTAAAGAAATTCGTGTAAACGGACAAACGAATTTAACTATTGTTCTGAATGAAGGACAACAACTTGATGAAGTTATTGTAACTGGATCAAGAACTCCAGCTCGAAGTAATACTTCTAGTCCACTTCCAGTAGATATTGTAGGAGTTAAGGAATTACAAGCAACTGGACAAGCTACTTTTGATAAAGCTTTACAATATAAAATACCATCATTTAATACGGTAAACACTCCTGTAAACGATGCAACTTCTCTTTTAGACCCTTATGAAATTAGAAACATGGGTCCAAGTAGAACATTAATTTTGATTAATGGAAAAAGAAAGAATTTAAGTGCCTTACTATATACACAAACTTCTCCAGGACGTGGTGAAACTGGTGCTGATATATCGGGAATTCCTACTGATGCAATCAAAACAATTCAAATATTAAGAGACGGAGCATCTGCTCAGTATGGTTCTGATGCCATTGCGGGTGTAATGAATATTATCTTAAAAGATAGCTATAAAGATGGTTCTGCTACTTTTAGAAGTGGAATAACAGGAGAAGGTGATGGAGAAATGCTGGGTGTTAGTGTAAATAATGGTAGTAAAATTGGAGATAAAGGTTTTATTAATTACACAATTGATTTTTCAAAATCCGCTTTGGCGAATCGTCCTGGAACAGTTGATGCCGATGGTGAGTTTGGAGATTTTGTAGCGGTAGATCCAACTAGCTATAATAGTTATGTAAATGATGATGGAACACTTGGAGGAATACCTCTTTCTAATTTTGCCGATGATGCTGCAATTCAAAATTACTTTACCAATACTTACCTTGGTACTGCAGATTATAACGCTAAGCTAAGTGCTATAAATCAAGGAAATACTTTTGGTAGACAAGTCGTGGATGACTTTTTAGCAAGACGTCCTGATGCTGGAAATATAAATGGTTCCCCTGAAACTACTGCTGCAAAATTTTTAGTTAATGGTAGTTTTGATTTAAGTGATTCAAGTGATTTATATTTTAATGCTGCCTATGTTTATAAAAAAGTAAATAGTTTTGCTAATTATAGAACACCATATTGGAGACAACAAAACGATTTCTTTAACCCGCAAGATTCAAATGGAAATAGAGCAATTCCAGGTTGGAGACAAGGTGGTGATATGGCTTATTTAGCTAATTTCTTCCCAGGAGGTAATCCAAATACAATTGGTGGATATGATGGTTATGTTCCTACTTTTGAAGGAGATTTAAATGATTATAATGCTACTTTAGGGTTTAGGTCTAAAATAAATGGTTGGAATGTTGATGCTAGTGCTACATTCGGTGGAAACACACAAACTTATACGGTAAATAATTCACATAACAGAAATGTAGTTTTATCTCCAACTACTTGGGTGGATTCTAATAATAATGGAGTTATTGATCCAGGTGAAACTACTGAAAGCTCTCAATTGTATAGAGAAAACAGTCCTTTAAGTTTTGACCCAGGTGGAACTTCATTTAACCACATTGTTGGAAATATAGATATTTCTAAGGTATTATCAGATCAAGTTGCAATTGGTATTGGAGCAGAGTTTAGAACTGAAAACTTTGAAGTTATTGAAGGAGGTTTAGCCTCATATGACGGAGGTGGTGCTGATTCTTTTGCTGGAAACAGACCAGAAAATTCAGGAAGTTTTAATAGATATAACTTAGGAGGATATTTCGATATCGCTTGGGATGTAACAGAAGATTTCCTGCTGAATGGTACAGTTAGAGCTGAAAACTTCTCTGATTTTGGAAGTACATTTGTATGGAAGGCTAGTTCTCGTTATAAATTCTTAGAAGACAAATATACATTAAGAGGTTCTGTATCTACTGGATTTAGAGCTCCTACATTACATCAAATTTATACTCAAAAAGCACAATATAGCTTTATACCAGGACAAGGTATTCAGGTTGGTGGTTTAGTGAATAATATTTCTCCACAAGCTCGCTTTCTTGGTATTCCTAAATTAAAAGCAGAAGAGTCTACAAACATTACTGTAGGTATTGGAGGAAAACCATTTAAAAATTTCTCTTTTACTGTTGATTATTACAATATTGCTGTGGAAGATAGAATTGTACTTAGTACAGAAATTGGGAGAACTGCTGCTGGAAATACAACCTTAGATCAAGTTTTAAATGCTAATAACTTAAGTGATTTGAGTTTCTTTGTAAACGCTATTGACACAAGAACATCTGGTATTGATGTTGTTTTAGGATATAAAAATTTAGAGCTAGGAACAGGGAAATTAGGGTTTAATTTATCTGGTAATTACACTATTCAAAATGAAAGAGAAGGTGCTGTTAAAAACCCTGCAATTGTTGCGAGTGCTGGGCAATCTGTAGTAAACCAAACTCAAGAAGCCTTATTCTTTACTTCACGACCTAGAACAAAATGGATTTTAGGAAGTACATATGATATTGAGAAATTTAGTTTCTCTTTAAACAACACTTATTTTGGAAAAACTGAATTCTTCCAACAGGGATTAAGTACTGATGCTAATGGAAATTTTAACATCGGAACAGAATTTACACCTCAAATAGTTACTGATTTTGGTGTTAACTATAATGCTACCGACAATATTACCATTGCTGCGAATATTAATAACATATTTAATGTATTACCTGAATGGAATTTTGTTTCACAAAATGCTGCTGGAGATGCAATTTTAGCTGATCCTGCTCAAGTGCAACAACAATCTAACTTAATTACTTTTAACCAGCGTTATTCACAAATGACATATGATGGTTATCATTTCAGTCAACTAGGAACATTGTTCAATTTATCTATTAATTATAAGTTTTAA
- a CDS encoding NAD(P)-dependent oxidoreductase, with product MKILVNEGITQEGVVILEDKGFEVLITKVAQEQLENFINENSVDAILIKNRTQIQQELIDACPSLKLIASGSTSMDNVDVQYAIDNGIQVVNSQEGSANAIAELIFAHLSGMVRNLHLSNREMPLEGDMNFKGLQKLYRGIELKGKTLGLIGINPTSIATAKIAIGLGMKVLITDPEETEASVELEFFDGQTIQFELNAIPFDEVISESDFISVHLYNRDFKLGESEFDKMKDGVGIVNCVQGGLVDEVALVKAMEKGPIRYAALDSFENEPNPEIQLLMNPNLSLSPKISNATNEAQERVSIELANQISTLLS from the coding sequence ATGAAAATATTAGTAAACGAAGGAATTACTCAAGAAGGTGTAGTAATATTAGAGGATAAAGGATTTGAAGTATTAATTACTAAAGTTGCTCAAGAGCAATTAGAGAATTTTATAAATGAAAATAGTGTTGATGCTATTTTAATTAAAAATAGAACACAAATTCAGCAAGAATTAATTGATGCATGCCCTAGTTTAAAACTAATCGCATCTGGAAGTACATCAATGGATAATGTTGATGTGCAATATGCTATTGATAATGGTATTCAAGTTGTAAATAGTCAAGAAGGAAGTGCTAATGCAATTGCAGAATTAATCTTCGCGCATCTTTCTGGAATGGTTCGTAATTTACACTTATCAAATAGAGAAATGCCATTAGAAGGAGACATGAATTTTAAAGGTCTTCAAAAGTTATACAGAGGAATTGAATTAAAAGGAAAAACATTAGGTTTAATAGGAATTAATCCTACAAGTATTGCGACAGCAAAGATTGCAATTGGTTTAGGAATGAAAGTTTTAATAACAGATCCTGAAGAAACAGAAGCTTCTGTAGAGCTGGAGTTTTTTGATGGACAAACTATCCAGTTTGAATTAAATGCTATTCCTTTTGATGAAGTTATTTCTGAATCTGATTTTATTTCAGTGCATTTATATAACCGTGATTTCAAATTAGGAGAATCCGAGTTTGATAAAATGAAAGATGGTGTTGGAATTGTAAATTGTGTTCAAGGAGGTTTAGTGGACGAAGTTGCTTTAGTTAAAGCAATGGAGAAAGGACCAATACGTTATGCTGCTTTAGATAGTTTTGAAAACGAACCAAATCCAGAAATTCAGTTATTAATGAATCCTAACCTTTCATTATCTCCAAAAATTAGTAATGCTACAAATGAAGCTCAAGAACGAGTAAGTATTGAGTTAGCGAATCAAATTTCAACATTACTATCTTAA
- a CDS encoding TonB-dependent receptor domain-containing protein — MTLKNTYRLYLLVLVFFTLFSFQGVSQEHNYIFLADALDEISEKHKVFFTYNPIVIKSDKVDITPFEKLSLEQSISLLKKLTPYELEYLGNNYYVVFKPKKSSYYNRYSTNVVSGNNTISRDSLNSNFENEKRIIRGVVLDPFYQPIRKANVIENNTQNGTITRNDGSFELEMVSNDNSLTISHIGFTSERVLSVQNFNTVILKSGVQLDEVFIVGSRNSKRKKIDSPVSTEVIDVQNVIRKTDLLEVNQLIQTEIPSFNATKQSGSDGADHIIPATYRGLGPDQTLVLINGKRRHQTSLINLYGTRGRGNSGTDLNTIPTSAIKRIEVLKDGASAQYGSDAIAGVINIVLKDNPNTTNINSTFGFYNATNNEDDSRKGIDGLTFKTDVNYGGKIGENGFVNLSAEFLTKGHTFRQGTNIRENYGDAAVTSSSLFFNSELPISESINVYTNGGYNFKNTRAYAFTRPFDSERNVLSIYPDGFNPVITSNISDKSLTVGFKGKFKGWNVDFSNSYGDNYFHYFIKETLNATLLENSPSEFDAGGHSLNQNTTNIDLSKQFSGILNGLHVALGLENKIENYRIFAGEEESYLSYDINGLPVTSTTPINLIPTLNGIIRPGGSQGFPGYAPSNEVDRARTSFSFYLDTEIDITKKWILATAIRYENYSDFGNSINTKIASNYKITPKSNLRFSFSTGFRAPSLAQIYYNLKFTNYIDNVPMESFLIANNDPITRQFGIQRLKEEKAVNYSLGFNYRITKNINLSIDAYHIYIKDRIILSGNFDATLLNTDAENVQFFANGVNTSTYGTDFRFIWLKNWNDTKFNLSLTGNVNTMNITRIHNKDLDAETFFGIRERFFLKASAPNHKIIFNSIISKGKFSWSNTITRFSSLELIDWQILNPISEFNNSSEERFEAAIDKYDSKYTLDSHISYKLNKNFSFQFGANNLFNTYPTVQGENTDSGGLWDAVQMGSNGAFYYSKVLANF; from the coding sequence ATGACCTTAAAAAACACATACCGTTTATATCTATTGGTTTTAGTGTTTTTTACCCTGTTTTCTTTTCAGGGAGTCTCGCAAGAACATAATTATATTTTTTTAGCAGATGCTTTAGATGAGATTAGCGAAAAGCATAAGGTTTTTTTTACCTACAATCCTATTGTAATTAAATCGGACAAAGTAGATATAACTCCATTTGAAAAACTATCTTTAGAACAATCTATTTCTTTACTTAAAAAACTAACACCTTATGAATTAGAATATCTTGGTAATAATTATTACGTAGTCTTTAAACCTAAGAAAAGTTCATATTACAATAGATATTCAACAAATGTAGTGTCTGGAAATAATACTATTTCACGTGATAGTTTAAATTCAAATTTTGAAAATGAGAAACGAATAATTAGAGGTGTTGTATTAGATCCTTTTTATCAGCCCATTAGAAAAGCTAATGTAATTGAGAATAATACACAAAATGGAACTATAACTAGAAATGATGGGAGTTTTGAATTGGAAATGGTTTCAAATGATAATAGCTTAACAATATCTCATATTGGCTTTACAAGTGAACGTGTTCTTTCCGTTCAAAACTTTAATACTGTTATACTTAAATCTGGTGTACAATTAGATGAAGTTTTTATTGTAGGTTCTAGAAATAGTAAGCGTAAAAAAATAGATTCTCCAGTTTCTACCGAAGTTATTGATGTACAAAACGTTATTCGTAAAACAGATTTATTAGAGGTAAATCAATTAATTCAAACTGAAATCCCTTCATTTAATGCTACGAAACAATCCGGGTCCGATGGCGCAGATCATATAATTCCAGCAACGTATAGAGGTCTTGGCCCTGACCAAACTTTAGTACTTATTAACGGTAAAAGAAGACATCAGACTTCATTAATCAATTTATATGGAACTAGAGGAAGAGGAAATTCTGGTACAGACTTGAATACAATTCCTACTTCTGCAATAAAAAGAATTGAAGTTTTAAAAGATGGAGCATCCGCTCAATATGGTTCTGACGCTATTGCAGGTGTTATTAACATTGTTCTTAAGGATAATCCTAATACAACCAATATAAATTCTACATTTGGATTTTATAATGCAACTAATAATGAGGATGATTCAAGAAAGGGAATTGATGGGTTGACTTTTAAAACCGATGTGAATTACGGTGGTAAAATCGGTGAAAATGGATTTGTTAACCTATCGGCCGAATTCCTAACAAAAGGACATACGTTTCGTCAAGGAACTAATATCAGAGAGAACTACGGCGACGCTGCAGTAACGAGTAGTAGTTTATTTTTTAATTCAGAGCTTCCAATTTCAGAATCAATTAACGTATATACAAATGGTGGATATAATTTTAAAAATACCAGAGCTTATGCTTTTACTAGACCATTTGATAGTGAAAGAAATGTGTTGTCAATCTATCCAGATGGTTTTAACCCAGTAATTACTTCAAATATTTCTGATAAATCTCTAACCGTAGGATTCAAAGGTAAATTCAAAGGATGGAATGTTGATTTTAGTAATAGTTATGGTGATAATTATTTTCATTATTTCATCAAAGAGACTTTAAATGCAACGCTATTAGAAAATTCTCCCAGTGAGTTTGATGCTGGTGGACATAGTTTAAATCAAAACACAACTAATATTGACCTTTCAAAACAATTCAGCGGAATATTAAATGGTTTACATGTCGCATTAGGATTAGAAAATAAAATAGAGAATTACAGAATTTTTGCTGGTGAGGAGGAATCGTATCTATCTTACGATATAAACGGATTACCAGTAACTAGCACTACTCCAATAAATTTAATTCCAACTCTTAATGGGATAATAAGACCTGGTGGATCTCAAGGTTTCCCAGGATATGCACCGAGTAATGAAGTCGATAGAGCAAGAACGAGTTTTAGTTTTTATTTAGATACTGAAATAGATATCACTAAAAAATGGATTTTAGCTACAGCAATTCGATATGAAAATTACAGTGATTTTGGAAATTCGATTAATACAAAGATTGCTTCTAATTATAAAATAACACCTAAATCAAACTTACGCTTCTCTTTTAGCACAGGATTTAGAGCTCCTTCCCTAGCCCAAATTTATTACAATTTAAAATTCACAAATTATATAGACAATGTTCCAATGGAATCTTTTTTAATTGCTAATAATGATCCAATTACACGTCAATTTGGTATACAAAGACTCAAGGAAGAAAAAGCTGTTAATTATAGTTTAGGGTTCAATTATAGAATTACTAAGAATATAAATCTATCAATTGATGCCTATCATATTTATATAAAAGATCGAATAATTTTAAGTGGGAATTTTGATGCTACACTATTAAATACAGATGCAGAAAATGTGCAATTTTTTGCAAATGGTGTAAATACTAGTACCTATGGTACAGATTTTAGATTCATTTGGTTGAAGAATTGGAACGATACTAAATTCAATTTAAGTTTAACAGGAAATGTTAACACTATGAACATTACTAGGATTCATAATAAAGATTTAGATGCCGAGACGTTTTTTGGAATCAGAGAACGTTTCTTTCTAAAAGCATCAGCTCCAAATCATAAAATAATTTTCAACTCAATTATTTCTAAAGGAAAATTTTCATGGAGCAATACAATCACAAGATTTAGTAGTTTAGAATTAATTGATTGGCAAATACTAAATCCAATAAGCGAATTTAATAACTCTTCAGAGGAAAGATTTGAAGCTGCTATTGATAAATATGATTCAAAATACACCCTTGACTCTCATATTTCCTACAAATTAAATAAAAATTTTTCCTTCCAGTTTGGAGCCAATAATCTCTTCAACACTTACCCTACTGTACAAGGCGAAAACACTGACAGTGGCGGACTTTGGGATGCAGTACAAATGGGAAGTAATGGGGCCTTCTATTACAGCAAAGTTTTAGCAAACTTTTAA